Below is a genomic region from Candidatus Binataceae bacterium.
GCCTCGGAAGAGCAACACCCCTGTTCGGTCAAGTCACTCCGTTCCGCGCAGGTTCACGCTGCGGGCGATCTTCACAGCTCGGATATGGCCTGGGCGTTACACGGCGCGGCTCGCGGGCTCTCTTGCGAGCGAATCGAGCACGAATCCTGAATAGTCGCGATCTCTCGAAAAGGGATCCGCCGCTGTGCCGATTGGCGTACGCGATGTGGACTGCCAGCAAGGCGATCGCTCTTTCCGCGCGATAAAAGTACCTTCGCGCCGAGCGCTTGGCCTCGAGGTAAAGTTACAAAAATCGCACCGTTGGTCGTTTCGGGTGTCCTTCACGAGATCGAGGATACCGGCAGTTCGAATCCACTTCGCTATGCCACCGAATCCTTTTCTCTACGAACCCTCCCCGCTGCTCGAAATCCGCGCGTATTAGCCCGCTTTGCGAAAGGCACCTAAGAGCCGAGAACGCTCCGAATCGTTGAGTTCGCCGATTCGAGCCAGGTTTTATGCTTTTCTCTTACGCTCCCATTCCCCAGTTAATTCCAGACCGCGAGCGCGATGATTTTATTCCCCGCGCCTTTGCGGGCTAAATCGAAGGGAATTTTCTCTCGTGAGCCGAGTCTTGCTCCTTGAATGCACTCAATCAGCGCAAGGTGACCCGAATGAAAACCAAACTTGATCGTCGATCGTTCCTGCGCGTGTCAGGGACAGCTCTCAGCATCGGAGCGCTATACAGCGTCTTTCCCAGTCTCACAAAGACTGCTCGGGCGCAGGGGATGATGCGCACGCTCGCCGAGCTCAACGGCGAGCCGCCGGCGCCGTTCTCGTTCATGCAACTGAGCGATACGCACGTCGGATTCAACGGGCCGCCCGACCCGCTCGGCACCAAGGCGTTCGAAAGCGCGGTCGCAACCATCAACCGACTGAGGAATCGCCCCGAACTTGTGATCGTCACGGGTGACCTGACTCACGACGCCGACTCGTCGGACGAGCACGCCAAACGGTTCAAGCTGTTCAAGGAGATCTCGAGCAGGATCGGCGGCGCGCAAATCAAGGTCGTACCCGGAGAGAATGATGCCGCGCTCGACGGCGGCGACATGTTCCGGCAATTCATGGGTCCGACCCATTATTCATTCGATCATCGCGGTGTGCACTTCATTGCGCTGGACAACGTCTCCGCCGGACGGCCCGCGGTCGGCGCCGAGCAGCTGGCGTGGATGAAAACCGACCTGGCGCGCTTTCCAAAAACCGCGCCGATCGTGGTGTTCACTCATCGCCCGCTGTTCGACCTCAAGCCCGAGTGGGAATGGTTCACCAGCGATGGCGCCGATGTGATGAACGCGCTCGCGCCCTACGAAAACGTGACCATACTCTATGGCCACATTCATCGCGAGAATTTCCATCAAGTCGGCAACACGAAGATGTATGCGGCGCGGTCGCTGATATTCGCATTCCCCGATCCGGCGACGACGCCCGTAAAGAAGCCCGAGCCCTTCGACAATGCGGCGCCCTTCAAGAACCTCGGGATCCGGCGCGTCAACGGCAACGCCGACGGCAGCGATTTACAGA
It encodes:
- a CDS encoding metallophosphoesterase — its product is MKTKLDRRSFLRVSGTALSIGALYSVFPSLTKTARAQGMMRTLAELNGEPPAPFSFMQLSDTHVGFNGPPDPLGTKAFESAVATINRLRNRPELVIVTGDLTHDADSSDEHAKRFKLFKEISSRIGGAQIKVVPGENDAALDGGDMFRQFMGPTHYSFDHRGVHFIALDNVSAGRPAVGAEQLAWMKTDLARFPKTAPIVVFTHRPLFDLKPEWEWFTSDGADVMNALAPYENVTILYGHIHRENFHQVGNTKMYAARSLIFAFPDPATTPVKKPEPFDNAAPFKNLGIRRVNGNADGSDLQIEEVELATAEFAGTVGMDQMLKHGNNDTKDE